Proteins encoded together in one Mobula birostris isolate sMobBir1 chromosome 7, sMobBir1.hap1, whole genome shotgun sequence window:
- the mtif3 gene encoding translation initiation factor IF-3, mitochondrial isoform X1 produces the protein MIGFLNTLRLSFPPFAVIGCWGQSNTHNMLEELSKSGSIRGKDLSTFRPERMAASYIRKFAFQILPNKTGQYICNENARHFHSLSVQTATMIPPFSCIIPKWKKAWWIPPLRTFTAAGEDEPEAVHHKTKKDPRARATIGSVGRKISHRIIHVIDENGENLGHLHRANVIRMMDERDIKIVPLNENANPPVYKLMTGKQIHEEQLKLRDKQKDKLRTVVCQIKEQNFSADIAKHDLQTKIKHIQQWLEKHHHVRITVRKGAATDKPDEMESLLDQIVQSMPDKATYVSRPKIIKEGRAVVCVLRHLSEKEMKLKQTES, from the exons atgctggggtcaaagcaatactcacaacatgctggaggagcttagcaagtcgggcagcatccgtggaaaagatctgtCGACGTtccggcccgaaag AATGGCTGCAAGTTACATAAGGAAATTTGCTTTCCAAATTCTACCAAATAAAACTGGTCAGTACATTTGTAATGAGAATGCAAGACATTTTCATAGTTTATCTGTACAAACAGCAACAATGATTCCCCCATTCAGCTGTATCATACCCAAGTGGAAAAAAGCTTGGTGGATACCACCTCTCAGAACCTTCACAGCAGCTGGAGAAGACGAACCAGAGGCAGTGCACCACAAGACAAAAAAGGATCCAAGAGCCAGAGCAACAATAGGAAGCGTTGGTAGAAAAATTAGTCACCGCATCATCCATGTAATAGATGAAAATGGAGAAAATCTAGGACATCTGCACAGAGCTAACGTTATTCGTATGATGGATGAGCGTGATATTAAGATTGTGCCTCTCAATGAAAATGCAAATCCTCCAGTGTATAAACTAATGACAGGAAAACAGATCCATGAGGAACAACTAAAACTCAGAGACAAACAAAAGGACAAACTCAGAACTG TAGTTTGCCAAATCAAGGAACAAAATTTCTCAGCTGATATTGCAAAGCATGACCTTCAAACAAAAATTAAACATATCCAGCAATGGCTTGAGAAGCACCACCATGTTCGAATTACTGTTCGAAAAGGAGCTgctacagataaaccagatgaaaTG GAATCGCTGCTGGATCAGATTGTTCAATCCATGCCAGACAAGGCTACCTACGTGTCCAGACCAAAGATCATTAAAGAAGGGAGAGCTGTTGTGTGTGTTCTACGGCACCTAtctgaaaaagaaatgaaattgaaaCAAACGGAAAGCTGA
- the mtif3 gene encoding translation initiation factor IF-3, mitochondrial isoform X2 has protein sequence MLEELSKSGSIRGKDLSTFRPERMAASYIRKFAFQILPNKTGQYICNENARHFHSLSVQTATMIPPFSCIIPKWKKAWWIPPLRTFTAAGEDEPEAVHHKTKKDPRARATIGSVGRKISHRIIHVIDENGENLGHLHRANVIRMMDERDIKIVPLNENANPPVYKLMTGKQIHEEQLKLRDKQKDKLRTVVCQIKEQNFSADIAKHDLQTKIKHIQQWLEKHHHVRITVRKGAATDKPDEMESLLDQIVQSMPDKATYVSRPKIIKEGRAVVCVLRHLSEKEMKLKQTES, from the exons atgctggaggagcttagcaagtcgggcagcatccgtggaaaagatctgtCGACGTtccggcccgaaag AATGGCTGCAAGTTACATAAGGAAATTTGCTTTCCAAATTCTACCAAATAAAACTGGTCAGTACATTTGTAATGAGAATGCAAGACATTTTCATAGTTTATCTGTACAAACAGCAACAATGATTCCCCCATTCAGCTGTATCATACCCAAGTGGAAAAAAGCTTGGTGGATACCACCTCTCAGAACCTTCACAGCAGCTGGAGAAGACGAACCAGAGGCAGTGCACCACAAGACAAAAAAGGATCCAAGAGCCAGAGCAACAATAGGAAGCGTTGGTAGAAAAATTAGTCACCGCATCATCCATGTAATAGATGAAAATGGAGAAAATCTAGGACATCTGCACAGAGCTAACGTTATTCGTATGATGGATGAGCGTGATATTAAGATTGTGCCTCTCAATGAAAATGCAAATCCTCCAGTGTATAAACTAATGACAGGAAAACAGATCCATGAGGAACAACTAAAACTCAGAGACAAACAAAAGGACAAACTCAGAACTG TAGTTTGCCAAATCAAGGAACAAAATTTCTCAGCTGATATTGCAAAGCATGACCTTCAAACAAAAATTAAACATATCCAGCAATGGCTTGAGAAGCACCACCATGTTCGAATTACTGTTCGAAAAGGAGCTgctacagataaaccagatgaaaTG GAATCGCTGCTGGATCAGATTGTTCAATCCATGCCAGACAAGGCTACCTACGTGTCCAGACCAAAGATCATTAAAGAAGGGAGAGCTGTTGTGTGTGTTCTACGGCACCTAtctgaaaaagaaatgaaattgaaaCAAACGGAAAGCTGA
- the mtif3 gene encoding translation initiation factor IF-3, mitochondrial isoform X3, giving the protein MIGFLNTLRLSFPPFAVIGMAASYIRKFAFQILPNKTGQYICNENARHFHSLSVQTATMIPPFSCIIPKWKKAWWIPPLRTFTAAGEDEPEAVHHKTKKDPRARATIGSVGRKISHRIIHVIDENGENLGHLHRANVIRMMDERDIKIVPLNENANPPVYKLMTGKQIHEEQLKLRDKQKDKLRTVVCQIKEQNFSADIAKHDLQTKIKHIQQWLEKHHHVRITVRKGAATDKPDEMESLLDQIVQSMPDKATYVSRPKIIKEGRAVVCVLRHLSEKEMKLKQTES; this is encoded by the exons AATGGCTGCAAGTTACATAAGGAAATTTGCTTTCCAAATTCTACCAAATAAAACTGGTCAGTACATTTGTAATGAGAATGCAAGACATTTTCATAGTTTATCTGTACAAACAGCAACAATGATTCCCCCATTCAGCTGTATCATACCCAAGTGGAAAAAAGCTTGGTGGATACCACCTCTCAGAACCTTCACAGCAGCTGGAGAAGACGAACCAGAGGCAGTGCACCACAAGACAAAAAAGGATCCAAGAGCCAGAGCAACAATAGGAAGCGTTGGTAGAAAAATTAGTCACCGCATCATCCATGTAATAGATGAAAATGGAGAAAATCTAGGACATCTGCACAGAGCTAACGTTATTCGTATGATGGATGAGCGTGATATTAAGATTGTGCCTCTCAATGAAAATGCAAATCCTCCAGTGTATAAACTAATGACAGGAAAACAGATCCATGAGGAACAACTAAAACTCAGAGACAAACAAAAGGACAAACTCAGAACTG TAGTTTGCCAAATCAAGGAACAAAATTTCTCAGCTGATATTGCAAAGCATGACCTTCAAACAAAAATTAAACATATCCAGCAATGGCTTGAGAAGCACCACCATGTTCGAATTACTGTTCGAAAAGGAGCTgctacagataaaccagatgaaaTG GAATCGCTGCTGGATCAGATTGTTCAATCCATGCCAGACAAGGCTACCTACGTGTCCAGACCAAAGATCATTAAAGAAGGGAGAGCTGTTGTGTGTGTTCTACGGCACCTAtctgaaaaagaaatgaaattgaaaCAAACGGAAAGCTGA
- the mtif3 gene encoding translation initiation factor IF-3, mitochondrial isoform X4, giving the protein MAASYIRKFAFQILPNKTGQYICNENARHFHSLSVQTATMIPPFSCIIPKWKKAWWIPPLRTFTAAGEDEPEAVHHKTKKDPRARATIGSVGRKISHRIIHVIDENGENLGHLHRANVIRMMDERDIKIVPLNENANPPVYKLMTGKQIHEEQLKLRDKQKDKLRTVVCQIKEQNFSADIAKHDLQTKIKHIQQWLEKHHHVRITVRKGAATDKPDEMESLLDQIVQSMPDKATYVSRPKIIKEGRAVVCVLRHLSEKEMKLKQTES; this is encoded by the exons ATGGCTGCAAGTTACATAAGGAAATTTGCTTTCCAAATTCTACCAAATAAAACTGGTCAGTACATTTGTAATGAGAATGCAAGACATTTTCATAGTTTATCTGTACAAACAGCAACAATGATTCCCCCATTCAGCTGTATCATACCCAAGTGGAAAAAAGCTTGGTGGATACCACCTCTCAGAACCTTCACAGCAGCTGGAGAAGACGAACCAGAGGCAGTGCACCACAAGACAAAAAAGGATCCAAGAGCCAGAGCAACAATAGGAAGCGTTGGTAGAAAAATTAGTCACCGCATCATCCATGTAATAGATGAAAATGGAGAAAATCTAGGACATCTGCACAGAGCTAACGTTATTCGTATGATGGATGAGCGTGATATTAAGATTGTGCCTCTCAATGAAAATGCAAATCCTCCAGTGTATAAACTAATGACAGGAAAACAGATCCATGAGGAACAACTAAAACTCAGAGACAAACAAAAGGACAAACTCAGAACTG TAGTTTGCCAAATCAAGGAACAAAATTTCTCAGCTGATATTGCAAAGCATGACCTTCAAACAAAAATTAAACATATCCAGCAATGGCTTGAGAAGCACCACCATGTTCGAATTACTGTTCGAAAAGGAGCTgctacagataaaccagatgaaaTG GAATCGCTGCTGGATCAGATTGTTCAATCCATGCCAGACAAGGCTACCTACGTGTCCAGACCAAAGATCATTAAAGAAGGGAGAGCTGTTGTGTGTGTTCTACGGCACCTAtctgaaaaagaaatgaaattgaaaCAAACGGAAAGCTGA